One Myxococcota bacterium DNA segment encodes these proteins:
- a CDS encoding response regulator: protein MGKKVLICDGQELIRQVLSQFLSKKGLDVTVASTGSECLQLAATNKFDAFILDLTTPDIDGISLINQLKAKSPNSRFILMSAQPSDAIEQENANTGFQFFKKPFSLHSIFEGLKSLGGKKATRILVVDDQDFLRELLADYLHQKGFDVKEARNGQEAVEMARKNEFDGILMDIRMPDLDGILALKKLQAEGIHTPVILMSGFSDITSREDAKALGAVDFLPKPFKLEAASGLLADI, encoded by the coding sequence ATGGGAAAAAAGGTACTAATTTGTGATGGGCAGGAATTAATTCGCCAAGTGTTGTCTCAGTTTTTATCAAAAAAAGGCCTCGATGTGACTGTGGCATCAACTGGTAGCGAGTGTTTGCAACTTGCAGCTACTAACAAATTTGACGCTTTTATTTTAGATCTCACCACGCCTGATATTGACGGAATTTCACTGATCAACCAACTCAAAGCGAAGTCGCCCAATTCCCGCTTCATCTTAATGAGTGCTCAGCCTTCTGACGCGATTGAACAAGAGAACGCGAACACCGGCTTTCAGTTTTTCAAAAAGCCTTTTTCGCTGCATTCCATCTTTGAGGGTTTAAAAAGTCTTGGCGGTAAAAAAGCGACCCGTATTTTAGTCGTCGATGATCAAGATTTCCTAAGAGAATTGTTGGCTGATTACCTACATCAAAAAGGTTTCGATGTGAAAGAAGCCAGAAACGGTCAGGAAGCGGTCGAGATGGCCCGCAAAAACGAGTTTGATGGTATTCTAATGGACATCCGCATGCCCGATCTCGACGGCATCTTAGCCCTCAAAAAACTCCAAGCCGAGGGCATTCATACGCCAGTTATCTTGATGAGCGGCTTTAGCGATATCACCTCTCGAGAAGATGCCAAGGCTTTAGGTGCGGTAGATTTCCTTCCCAAGCCATTTAAACTGGAAGCGGCGTCGGGCTTATTGGCAGATATCTAA
- the acpP gene encoding acyl carrier protein, with protein MDIEPRIKAIIADQLGVSEEEVRSEARFIEDLGADSLDIVELIMAMEEEFEIEIPDEEAEKILTVGDTIEYVKAHQ; from the coding sequence ATGGATATCGAACCCCGCATTAAAGCGATTATTGCAGACCAACTCGGCGTATCGGAAGAAGAAGTACGTTCTGAGGCTCGCTTTATCGAAGATTTAGGCGCCGATTCGCTGGATATTGTTGAACTCATCATGGCCATGGAAGAAGAGTTTGAAATTGAGATCCCAGATGAAGAGGCTGAAAAAATCTTGACGGTCGGAGATACCATCGAGTACGTCAAAGCGCATCAATAG
- a CDS encoding C45 family peptidase gives MKAYAFQNTSAREIGLEHGEVFRDSVRAMASIRMDLVLGEPAFGSKEQVLDLATQHLPILEAYDLDLYHELLGIADGAGVTPEEIVVLNHYTDLRDIGGCTMVFVPSPTGNLLGQTWDIDASALPHTLLLQFKDALVLSVAGCLGLTGFNSQGVGICINNLSSLDARVGLVWPALVRRVLRARSAKEGSDLVMNAPLGSGHHYAVGDKSDFFGIETSGTRKKLVQHGTDKPHFHTNHCLDQEIAEVSTVRTGSTTYHRYNTTETGLSQQVPQDLKGLWKALAAVSMEPGDNAVATCGAMAMNLTTGEWHACQGPARAEDI, from the coding sequence ATGAAAGCGTACGCATTTCAAAATACTTCTGCCAGAGAGATAGGGCTTGAACATGGAGAAGTGTTCAGGGATTCCGTCCGCGCCATGGCCAGTATCCGCATGGATTTGGTTTTAGGGGAGCCTGCATTTGGCTCCAAAGAACAAGTTCTAGACCTAGCGACGCAGCATCTTCCTATTTTAGAAGCCTATGATTTAGACCTCTATCATGAGCTCCTAGGCATCGCAGACGGCGCCGGGGTTACGCCTGAAGAAATCGTCGTTTTAAACCATTATACAGACCTTAGAGACATCGGCGGATGCACGATGGTTTTTGTGCCATCTCCAACTGGTAATTTATTAGGCCAGACCTGGGACATAGACGCTTCTGCGCTGCCGCATACGCTGCTGCTTCAGTTCAAAGATGCCTTGGTATTATCCGTGGCCGGGTGTCTCGGCTTAACTGGCTTTAACTCACAAGGCGTGGGCATTTGCATCAATAATCTGAGCAGCTTGGATGCTCGCGTGGGCTTGGTATGGCCAGCATTGGTGAGACGGGTGCTGCGCGCGCGATCCGCCAAAGAAGGCAGCGATTTGGTGATGAATGCACCGCTGGGCTCTGGGCATCACTATGCCGTGGGCGATAAGAGCGATTTCTTTGGCATCGAAACCAGTGGAACTCGCAAAAAACTGGTGCAACACGGCACAGATAAGCCCCATTTTCATACGAACCACTGTTTAGACCAGGAAATCGCTGAAGTTTCGACGGTTAGAACAGGCTCAACCACCTACCATCGTTACAACACCACCGAAACAGGCTTGAGCCAGCAAGTGCCTCAAGATCTTAAAGGGCTTTGGAAAGCACTTGCAGCCGTCTCCATGGAGCCTGGAGACAATGCGGTGGCCACTTGCGGCGCAATGGCCATGAATCTCACTACGGGCGAGTGGCATGCATGCCAGGGGCCTGCACGCGCTGAAGACATCTAA
- a CDS encoding dihydrofolate reductase: MKLVLVAAMTQTGVIGRAGQMPWHISAEFAHFKRVTMGKPMIMGRKTFESLGGKTLPGREMIVVSRHGLSLQEALEQKSDAPEVIIAGGSEIYAQCLPLASHMILSIIKKDYPGDVYFPAYEPSEWELTQEDDFEEFRVRCLQRVQAPGMHATRP; encoded by the coding sequence ATGAAATTAGTGCTCGTAGCAGCCATGACACAAACGGGTGTGATTGGTCGCGCTGGTCAAATGCCGTGGCACATTTCGGCTGAGTTTGCGCATTTTAAGCGCGTTACCATGGGCAAGCCTATGATCATGGGGCGCAAAACTTTCGAATCCCTTGGTGGCAAAACGCTGCCTGGCCGGGAAATGATTGTCGTTTCTAGGCATGGCTTAAGTTTGCAAGAAGCACTCGAACAAAAATCCGATGCACCTGAAGTTATCATTGCAGGCGGTTCTGAAATCTATGCGCAGTGCCTGCCATTGGCCTCCCATATGATTTTGTCGATCATTAAGAAGGACTATCCAGGGGATGTCTACTTCCCCGCTTATGAACCATCCGAGTGGGAGCTAACCCAGGAAGATGATTTCGAAGAGTTTCGCGTTAGATGTCTTCAGCGCGTGCAGGCCCCTGGCATGCATGCCACTCGCCCGTAG
- a CDS encoding thymidylate synthase, with protein sequence MQVYLDFLKHILNHGVQKADRTNTGTMSVFGYQMRFDLNKGFPLVTTKQCHTRSIIHELLWFLKGDTNIGYLKENGVKIWDEWADANGDLGPVYGKQWRDFGGVDQISWIVDEIRRNPDSRRLVVSAWNPADVPRMALAPCHALFQFYVAEGKLSCELYQRSADAFLGVPFNIASYALLTHMVAQVCDLKVGDFIHTFGDAHIYSNHMEQVAIQLGREPYPLPTLKLNPQIKSLFDFKFEDIQIEDYQHHPRLSAPVAI encoded by the coding sequence ATGCAAGTTTATTTGGATTTCCTAAAACACATATTAAATCATGGTGTGCAAAAAGCAGATCGCACCAATACAGGTACAATGAGTGTTTTTGGCTACCAAATGCGCTTTGACTTAAATAAGGGATTTCCTCTGGTAACGACCAAACAGTGCCATACACGCTCGATTATCCATGAGCTGCTGTGGTTTTTAAAAGGCGACACCAATATTGGCTACCTGAAAGAAAATGGCGTCAAAATTTGGGACGAATGGGCGGATGCAAACGGTGATCTGGGCCCCGTCTACGGCAAGCAATGGCGAGATTTTGGCGGTGTCGATCAAATCAGCTGGATAGTCGATGAAATTCGAAGAAACCCAGACTCGAGAAGACTGGTCGTCTCCGCTTGGAACCCTGCGGATGTTCCTCGGATGGCGTTAGCGCCGTGTCATGCGCTATTTCAGTTTTATGTGGCCGAGGGCAAGCTGTCTTGCGAGCTCTATCAGCGCAGCGCGGACGCCTTTTTGGGTGTGCCGTTTAATATTGCGTCGTATGCGCTCTTAACCCACATGGTGGCACAAGTGTGCGATTTGAAAGTGGGAGATTTTATCCACACCTTTGGCGATGCACATATTTACTCCAATCACATGGAGCAGGTAGCAATCCAGCTGGGCCGTGAGCCTTATCCGCTCCCTACACTGAAACTCAATCCGCAGATAAAAAGCCTATTCGATTTTAAATTCGAAGATATTCAAATCGAAGACTACCAGCATCACCCGAGACTTAGCGCACCGGTGGCTATATGA
- the tnpA gene encoding IS200/IS605 family transposase has translation MSQSLASVKLHVVFSTKCRNPWLVPELRSDCYQYLTAVAKNNGSHVYEVGGVSDHIHILLTLPRTVALSEFISMLKTSTSRWLKTKDIGLRHFAWQTGYGVFSVSESQIEHVRQYIRNQEIHHRKQTFKNELIKFLTMSNVPYQEQYLLD, from the coding sequence ATGTCCCAATCTCTCGCATCTGTAAAATTGCACGTCGTATTTAGCACGAAATGCCGGAACCCCTGGTTGGTGCCGGAATTGAGATCAGATTGCTATCAATATTTAACGGCCGTCGCTAAAAATAACGGCTCGCATGTATATGAAGTTGGCGGTGTGAGTGACCATATCCATATTCTTTTAACATTGCCGCGCACGGTCGCACTATCCGAATTCATCTCTATGTTGAAAACCTCAACATCACGGTGGTTAAAGACTAAAGATATAGGCCTGAGACATTTTGCCTGGCAAACCGGTTACGGTGTTTTTTCTGTTAGCGAATCCCAAATCGAACACGTGCGCCAATATATTCGAAATCAGGAAATCCATCATCGGAAACAAACCTTTAAGAACGAACTTATCAAATTTTTAACAATGTCTAATGTGCCATATCAGGAGCAATATTTACTCGACTGA
- the trmD gene encoding tRNA (guanosine(37)-N1)-methyltransferase TrmD, with translation MIEASFVSLFPESTRSIVSASILGRAVTAGQLKINEIQIRDFATNKHKTVDDTPYGGGPGQVMKVDVVVAALRGAQKPDLKTCVILSDAAAKPFTQADAKRLAAYEHLIFVCGRYEGIDARIEHYVDESFSIGEYILTGGELPALVMLDAITRYVPGVLGNPESLDMESHADGLVEHRQYTRPVDFEGHTVPEVLLSGNHQKIEAARLLERQQRTVKK, from the coding sequence GTGATCGAAGCCAGTTTCGTTTCGCTGTTTCCTGAAAGCACGCGTTCTATCGTTAGCGCATCGATCTTGGGCCGTGCGGTTACAGCCGGCCAACTCAAAATCAACGAAATCCAAATCCGAGATTTCGCGACCAACAAACACAAAACTGTCGACGACACCCCTTACGGCGGCGGCCCCGGCCAAGTTATGAAGGTTGACGTGGTCGTAGCGGCCTTACGCGGCGCTCAAAAGCCAGACCTCAAAACATGTGTTATATTATCTGACGCAGCCGCAAAGCCTTTCACGCAAGCAGATGCCAAACGTCTGGCAGCTTACGAGCATCTCATCTTCGTCTGCGGCAGATATGAAGGCATTGATGCAAGAATCGAACACTATGTCGATGAATCGTTCTCCATCGGCGAATATATCCTAACCGGCGGCGAGTTGCCTGCGTTGGTGATGCTGGATGCGATAACTAGATATGTCCCTGGCGTTCTTGGAAACCCTGAGTCGCTAGATATGGAAAGCCATGCGGACGGGTTGGTTGAGCACCGCCAGTACACCAGACCGGTAGATTTTGAAGGCCATACGGTTCCCGAGGTTTTACTAAGTGGCAATCATCAGAAGATTGAAGCAGCGAGATTGTTGGAAAGGCAGCAAAGGACCGTTAAAAAGTAG
- the rimM gene encoding ribosome maturation factor RimM (Essential for efficient processing of 16S rRNA), with product MNQPHPDLIPLGFITKAHGIKGVLCVHLIHPDGESLRPGIKLTIVRSKSEPLKTLEIDQVLSGDRVQFKGIHDRTEAEKWIKSEIFIQRSDFIDIPDDEVYLSDLIGFSAVDLEGKPLGEVSGFTDNRAQILVELSSNVLVPFIKPFLVKIDEEAEQIVLDLPEGYDL from the coding sequence ATGAACCAACCCCATCCTGATTTGATCCCTTTAGGTTTTATTACCAAAGCCCATGGCATCAAAGGTGTTCTATGCGTGCACCTAATTCACCCAGATGGTGAATCCCTCAGGCCTGGCATTAAATTAACCATCGTCCGTTCGAAATCTGAGCCTCTGAAAACGCTGGAAATCGATCAGGTCCTGTCCGGCGATCGAGTGCAATTCAAAGGCATTCACGATCGCACCGAAGCGGAAAAATGGATCAAATCCGAAATCTTCATTCAGCGCTCTGATTTTATCGATATCCCAGATGACGAAGTTTATCTGTCTGATTTAATTGGCTTTTCTGCCGTTGATCTTGAAGGTAAACCCTTAGGCGAAGTCTCAGGCTTTACCGACAACCGCGCCCAAATTTTGGTCGAGCTGTCTTCCAATGTCCTGGTCCCCTTCATCAAGCCCTTTCTGGTAAAAATCGACGAAGAAGCTGAGCAGATCGTCCTAGATCTCCCTGAAGGGTATGATCTGTGA
- a CDS encoding KH domain-containing protein, which yields MKDLVHYLVTSLVEKPDEVKIEEKTTDKILSYQIHVSHADLGKVIGKRGRTAKAMRLVVSTFAANQSKEVSLEILEPVSENEPTPS from the coding sequence GTGAAAGACCTCGTTCACTATTTGGTAACTTCGTTGGTGGAAAAACCCGACGAAGTGAAGATCGAAGAAAAAACCACCGATAAGATCTTAAGCTATCAAATTCACGTCTCGCATGCTGATTTAGGAAAAGTCATCGGCAAAAGAGGCCGTACAGCGAAAGCGATGCGTCTGGTGGTATCCACTTTTGCGGCCAATCAGTCCAAAGAAGTTTCTCTAGAAATCCTAGAACCCGTTTCTGAAAATGAACCAACCCCATCCTGA
- the rpsP gene encoding 30S ribosomal protein S16 yields the protein MVVIRLSRRGSTNRPFYGVMVADSRKPRDGRFIEQVGTYDPRAETAPINLKLDRIQHWQKTGAQLSDTVADLVKRFSKLQPTAAV from the coding sequence ATGGTTGTTATTCGACTATCTCGTCGTGGTTCTACAAATCGCCCTTTTTACGGCGTGATGGTAGCAGATTCCCGCAAGCCCCGCGATGGGCGTTTTATTGAACAAGTGGGAACTTACGACCCTAGAGCCGAGACAGCACCTATCAATTTGAAACTTGATCGGATCCAACACTGGCAAAAAACTGGCGCTCAGTTGTCTGACACCGTTGCTGATTTGGTTAAACGTTTTAGCAAGCTTCAGCCTACTGCTGCTGTCTAA
- a CDS encoding thiolase family protein: protein MEPVILSAIRTPIGKVRGSLSTIRPDDLLAMAFKEATQRAAIPDTAIDECFAGCANQAGEDNRNVARMSVLLAGFSEQIPATTVNRLCASGLEAVVQAGRAIRTGDAQVCLAGGVESMTRAPYVMAKPDKSFPGGTPQIFDSSLGWRFPNPKLAERFPLETMGETAENIAQKYGISRQAQDQFALESHQKAVLASQNGHFDAELLKLDELTQDECPRPDTTLEQLAKLKPAFKKDGSVTAGNSSGLNDGAAALIVASSAYAQQNGLKPMATILGSAAYGIDPRFMGLGPVPATQKLLTKLGLSIDDIDLVELNEAFAVQALAVMQELKILPAKLNISGGALALGHPLGCSGARILTTLVHNLHRTGKKLGLATLCVGVGQGLSMIVRSDMLP, encoded by the coding sequence ATGGAGCCTGTGATTTTAAGCGCCATCAGAACCCCGATCGGCAAGGTAAGAGGGTCGCTCAGCACTATCAGACCGGACGATCTTTTGGCAATGGCTTTTAAAGAAGCAACCCAAAGGGCCGCTATCCCAGACACGGCCATTGATGAATGCTTTGCGGGCTGCGCCAACCAAGCTGGCGAAGACAATCGCAATGTTGCGCGCATGAGCGTGCTGCTTGCTGGATTCTCCGAACAAATTCCAGCCACTACGGTTAATAGACTTTGCGCCTCTGGCCTAGAAGCCGTTGTCCAAGCTGGCCGCGCTATCCGCACGGGGGACGCGCAAGTCTGCCTTGCAGGCGGCGTGGAAAGCATGACGCGCGCCCCTTATGTGATGGCGAAACCCGATAAATCCTTCCCTGGTGGAACGCCGCAAATATTTGATTCTTCACTCGGCTGGCGATTCCCTAATCCCAAACTAGCCGAACGCTTCCCTTTAGAAACCATGGGTGAAACGGCCGAAAATATTGCCCAAAAATATGGCATCTCGCGTCAGGCTCAAGATCAATTTGCCTTAGAAAGCCACCAAAAGGCCGTGCTTGCGAGTCAAAATGGCCATTTTGATGCCGAACTCCTGAAGCTCGATGAGCTTACCCAAGATGAATGCCCCCGCCCAGATACAACCCTGGAACAACTGGCCAAGCTAAAACCAGCATTTAAAAAAGATGGATCCGTCACTGCCGGTAATAGCTCAGGCCTCAACGATGGTGCGGCGGCCCTAATTGTCGCTTCGTCTGCCTACGCCCAGCAAAACGGCCTAAAGCCCATGGCCACGATTTTAGGCAGTGCCGCCTACGGCATCGACCCCCGTTTCATGGGCCTTGGCCCGGTGCCTGCCACGCAAAAACTGCTCACCAAATTAGGACTCTCGATTGATGACATTGATCTGGTAGAGCTTAACGAAGCCTTTGCAGTTCAGGCCCTGGCGGTCATGCAAGAATTAAAAATCCTGCCCGCAAAGTTAAATATATCCGGCGGAGCACTCGCACTCGGGCATCCACTTGGGTGTTCCGGGGCGCGCATTTTAACCACATTGGTTCATAATTTGCATCGAACAGGAAAAAAATTAGGCTTAGCCACACTCTGTGTGGGCGTAGGACAGGGTTTGAGTATGATTGTCCGAAGCGATATGCTACCATAG
- a CDS encoding bifunctional (p)ppGpp synthetase/guanosine-3',5'-bis(diphosphate) 3'-pyrophosphohydrolase, with translation MIRLSDIFDIIKGYHPQADFDLIQKAYVYCAKVHTGQVRKSGEPYLCHPMEVAKILAELKLDEASICTGLLHDTVEDTPATQEEVEQLFGKDIASLVDGVTKLSQVKFKSTEEKMAENFRKMLVAMSKDIRVLLVKLADRLHNMRTLQFMSPEKQEAIAEETLEIYAPLANRLGIGWIKIELEDLSFKYLRPGDYQDLKEKVGKSKNERSRFIEEVSSEIRRSLTEGGLKEFDVSGRPKHLWSIYRKMVDKNLGFEDIHDLIAFRVLVGTISQCYEALGAIHTIWRPVPGKFKDYIAMPKPNGYRSLHTTLIGPKGERIEVQIRTFDMHQVAESGIAAHWKYKEHGGQPIAVNEVADRGFLWLRQLMNWQRELRDPNEFLDSVKVDLFSEEVYVFTPKGDVIELPIGATVVDFAFAIHSNIGMHCISARVNNQIAPLRHILNSGDTCEIITQKNQQPNRSWLEFVKTSRARTRIRNFLKNQEREKSEELGRELLEKEFRRYNTSLQKWLKNEILVDFIKHDGLSALGYGKIEPKTIIQKVLPPEQLENATPEAPRSRISQIIDRFAGKTSTGIQVEGIEHVLVHYARCCMPVKGDPVIGFITRGRGLTIHRRNCPKILELDSERRIDVSWNQESTLTRPIFIKVTTEDREGMLADLSTVFSKMSVNISEANCRTYGNGQAVNTFKCGISDLSQLKNIFKTLEAIKGVYSVERSRSIMS, from the coding sequence ATGATCCGACTGAGTGATATTTTCGACATTATCAAAGGTTATCACCCTCAGGCGGATTTTGATCTCATTCAAAAGGCTTACGTCTACTGCGCCAAAGTACACACGGGCCAAGTCCGCAAAAGTGGCGAGCCCTATTTGTGCCATCCGATGGAAGTGGCCAAAATTTTGGCCGAGCTCAAACTGGACGAAGCCAGCATATGTACCGGCCTTTTGCACGATACCGTTGAAGATACGCCGGCAACTCAGGAAGAAGTAGAGCAACTTTTCGGCAAAGACATTGCCTCCTTGGTAGACGGCGTCACCAAACTTTCTCAGGTGAAGTTTAAAAGCACCGAAGAAAAAATGGCCGAAAACTTTCGAAAGATGCTCGTGGCCATGTCCAAGGACATCCGCGTCCTCCTGGTAAAACTAGCTGACCGTCTGCACAATATGCGAACGCTGCAGTTTATGTCCCCTGAAAAGCAGGAAGCGATCGCCGAAGAAACCCTAGAAATCTACGCCCCTTTAGCCAATCGCCTGGGTATCGGTTGGATAAAAATCGAGCTCGAAGACTTAAGCTTTAAGTACCTACGCCCCGGCGATTACCAAGACCTCAAAGAAAAAGTCGGCAAAAGCAAAAACGAACGCAGCCGCTTTATCGAAGAAGTCTCCAGCGAAATTCGCCGATCTCTCACCGAGGGCGGTCTCAAAGAATTCGACGTATCTGGGCGCCCAAAGCATCTTTGGTCCATCTACCGGAAGATGGTCGACAAAAATCTGGGCTTCGAAGATATCCATGACCTAATCGCCTTTAGAGTATTGGTCGGCACCATCAGCCAGTGTTACGAAGCCCTAGGTGCCATTCACACCATCTGGCGGCCAGTCCCCGGCAAATTTAAAGATTATATCGCGATGCCCAAACCCAATGGCTATCGCAGCTTGCATACGACCTTAATTGGCCCTAAAGGCGAGCGCATTGAAGTTCAGATCAGAACCTTTGACATGCATCAAGTGGCGGAATCTGGCATTGCCGCTCACTGGAAATATAAAGAACATGGCGGCCAACCCATTGCTGTCAACGAAGTGGCCGATCGCGGCTTTTTATGGCTTCGCCAGCTCATGAACTGGCAGCGCGAGCTGCGAGATCCCAATGAATTTCTAGACTCGGTTAAAGTCGACCTCTTCTCCGAAGAAGTTTACGTGTTTACCCCAAAAGGTGACGTCATCGAGCTGCCCATCGGCGCCACCGTGGTCGACTTCGCCTTTGCCATCCATTCCAACATCGGCATGCACTGCATTTCCGCCCGAGTGAACAATCAAATTGCGCCCTTAAGGCACATTTTGAACAGTGGCGACACATGCGAAATCATTACGCAGAAAAACCAGCAGCCCAATCGCTCCTGGCTAGAATTTGTCAAAACTTCCAGAGCGCGCACCCGAATTCGCAACTTCTTAAAAAACCAAGAACGCGAAAAGAGCGAAGAATTGGGCCGCGAGCTGTTAGAAAAGGAATTCAGGCGCTACAATACTTCGCTGCAGAAATGGCTTAAAAACGAGATTTTGGTCGATTTCATCAAGCATGATGGCCTCAGCGCGCTCGGTTACGGAAAGATCGAGCCTAAAACCATTATCCAGAAAGTTCTACCGCCGGAACAACTGGAAAACGCGACCCCTGAAGCGCCGAGAAGTCGCATCAGCCAAATCATTGATAGGTTTGCCGGCAAAACAAGCACCGGCATCCAAGTGGAAGGCATCGAACACGTCCTAGTTCACTACGCCAGATGCTGCATGCCGGTGAAAGGCGACCCAGTCATCGGTTTCATCACCAGAGGCCGCGGCCTCACCATCCATCGGCGCAACTGTCCTAAGATTTTGGAACTGGACTCCGAGCGACGCATCGATGTGAGCTGGAACCAAGAATCGACCTTAACCAGACCGATTTTCATCAAAGTCACCACCGAAGATCGAGAAGGCATGTTAGCCGATCTTTCCACTGTTTTTTCAAAGATGAGCGTCAACATTTCAGAAGCCAACTGCAGAACCTACGGCAACGGCCAAGCGGTCAACACCTTCAAATGCGGCATTTCGGACTTAAGTCAGCTAAAGAACATCTTTAAGACCTTAGAAGCCATCAAAGGCGTCTACTCAGTAGAACGTTCCCGCTCCATCATGAGCTAG